The Aureitalea marina genome includes a window with the following:
- the bshB1 gene encoding bacillithiol biosynthesis deacetylase BshB1 gives MKLDILAIGAHPDDVELGCSATLAKEISRGKKVGIVDLTRGELGTRGSAKLRAIEAANAAEILGVSARDNLGLADGFFQNDRKSQLALIQLIRKYQPEIVLCNAIDDRHIDHSKGNKLASDACFLSGLRKIETQDREGKSQAAWRPKFVYHYIQWKNLEPDLVVDVGEHIHTKVSAVKAYSSQFYDKDSSDPKTPISSENFLDSITYRARDLGRLIGVEYGEGYTVERYPAVDSLFDLK, from the coding sequence ATGAAGTTGGATATTTTAGCTATCGGAGCTCATCCGGATGACGTAGAATTGGGTTGTTCTGCTACCCTCGCTAAGGAGATCTCCAGAGGGAAGAAAGTAGGAATTGTCGATCTGACCCGAGGCGAACTGGGAACTCGTGGTTCTGCCAAACTCAGGGCAATAGAAGCGGCCAATGCAGCCGAAATCCTCGGTGTTTCTGCACGCGATAACCTTGGTCTTGCGGATGGGTTCTTCCAGAACGACAGAAAGTCCCAACTCGCACTAATACAGCTGATACGCAAATACCAACCCGAGATCGTCCTTTGCAATGCCATAGACGATCGGCATATAGATCACAGTAAGGGTAATAAACTTGCAAGCGATGCATGCTTTCTAAGTGGTTTGCGAAAGATAGAAACTCAGGATAGAGAAGGTAAGTCACAAGCCGCTTGGCGTCCGAAGTTTGTGTACCATTATATACAATGGAAGAACCTCGAACCTGATTTGGTTGTGGATGTAGGGGAGCATATACATACCAAAGTATCTGCGGTGAAAGCTTATAGCAGTCAGTTTTACGACAAGGATTCCAGCGACCCCAAGACTCCGATCTCGTCAGAGAATTTCCTGGATAGTATTACCTACCGTGCACGTGACCTGGGTAGATTGATAGGGGTAGAATACGGTGAAGGATATACGGTAGAGCGCTATCCGGCTGTGGATTCTCTCTTCGATCTTAAGTAA
- a CDS encoding bacteriorhodopsin-like produces the protein MEKLANIIALVPKLAPDDYVGFTFFVGCMAMMAASAFFFLSMNSFDRKWKTSILVSGLITFIAAVHYWYMRDYWATNMESPTFFRYVDWILTVPLMCVEFYLILKVAGAKKSLMWKLILLSVVMLVTGYFGEGVDPANAQIWGLISGIAYFAIVYEIWLGGAAKLAKSAGGSVQSAHKILCWFVLVGWAIYPIGYMAGTPGWYEGIFGGLSMDVFYNIADAINKIGFGLVIYNLAVQQTSEA, from the coding sequence ATGGAAAAACTGGCGAATATTATTGCCCTGGTACCCAAATTGGCACCAGATGACTACGTCGGCTTTACATTCTTTGTAGGATGTATGGCTATGATGGCTGCCTCAGCCTTCTTCTTTCTATCAATGAATAGCTTTGACAGAAAGTGGAAAACCTCTATTCTGGTCTCCGGACTAATTACATTTATTGCGGCTGTCCACTACTGGTACATGCGTGATTATTGGGCCACAAACATGGAATCTCCAACATTCTTCCGCTATGTGGATTGGATTCTGACGGTGCCATTGATGTGCGTTGAGTTCTACCTTATCCTGAAAGTTGCAGGGGCCAAGAAATCCCTAATGTGGAAATTGATCCTTCTATCTGTGGTCATGTTGGTTACAGGTTACTTCGGAGAAGGTGTAGACCCTGCTAACGCCCAGATCTGGGGATTAATATCAGGTATTGCCTACTTTGCCATCGTCTATGAGATCTGGCTGGGTGGCGCGGCTAAATTGGCTAAATCTGCTGGAGGATCGGTGCAAAGCGCCCATAAAATTCTCTGCTGGTTCGTATTGGTTGGATGGGCTATCTATCCTATCGGATACATGGCTGGAACTCCAGGATGGTACGAAGGTATCTTTGGCGGCCTGAGTATGGATGTTTTCTACAACATTGCTGACGCGATCAATAAAATTGGTTTCGGTTTGGTCATTTATAACCTTGCGGTACAACAGACTTCAGAAGCCTAA
- a CDS encoding trans-sulfuration enzyme family protein, with the protein MKSKKPGINTLCTHGGEVKDEQFKGAVSPLYMSSSYAYEDVDVKRYPRYFNTPNQEALGKLVAKLENCETGMIFGSGMAAVSHSLFAFLKAGDHVVFPPTLYGGTYNLATEQFGKYGIEFDLAEGFSKADFESKIKENTRVIYVETPSNPLMLITDLKMIGELARKYGLVSMIDNTFASPVNQQPANFGIDIMIHSATKYMGGHSDICAGAVAASQEHMDQIWNLAKNLGGSLSDYTVWLLERSMKTMAIRVKAQNKNALKVAKWLQKHPLVGRVHYPGLKDHPDHRLAKKQMKGYTGMMSFELVKSANAEEFMKSLKMIKQSMSLAGVESTILSPAKTSHSLLTPQEREQQGISDGLLRLSVGIEDKKDIIADMEQAFEQTTKSQMESLPV; encoded by the coding sequence ATGAAATCGAAAAAACCAGGAATAAATACCCTGTGTACCCACGGGGGAGAGGTCAAGGACGAGCAATTCAAGGGAGCGGTTTCTCCTTTGTATATGTCGAGCTCCTACGCCTATGAAGATGTGGATGTTAAGCGATATCCCCGGTATTTCAATACACCCAACCAAGAAGCTTTAGGTAAACTGGTTGCCAAGTTGGAGAATTGTGAAACCGGGATGATCTTTGGCAGTGGTATGGCGGCGGTCAGTCATTCTCTTTTTGCCTTTTTAAAGGCAGGAGACCATGTGGTGTTTCCTCCAACTTTATATGGAGGCACCTACAATCTTGCAACCGAGCAATTTGGTAAGTACGGGATCGAATTCGATCTGGCCGAGGGATTCTCTAAAGCGGACTTCGAAAGCAAGATCAAAGAAAACACGCGGGTTATCTATGTGGAAACTCCCTCAAATCCCTTGATGCTGATCACAGACCTAAAAATGATCGGCGAATTGGCGCGAAAATATGGTCTGGTCAGTATGATCGACAATACATTTGCTTCGCCTGTCAACCAGCAACCGGCCAATTTTGGAATCGATATCATGATTCACAGCGCCACCAAATATATGGGAGGACACAGTGATATCTGCGCAGGGGCGGTGGCAGCATCACAAGAGCATATGGATCAGATCTGGAACCTGGCCAAGAACCTGGGAGGTAGTCTGAGTGATTATACGGTCTGGTTACTGGAAAGAAGTATGAAGACCATGGCAATCCGGGTGAAAGCACAAAATAAAAATGCCCTTAAGGTGGCCAAATGGTTGCAAAAACACCCGCTGGTCGGCAGGGTTCACTATCCTGGTCTAAAGGATCATCCGGACCATAGGCTGGCCAAGAAGCAGATGAAAGGCTACACCGGCATGATGTCCTTCGAGTTGGTCAAGTCCGCAAATGCAGAGGAGTTTATGAAATCACTGAAGATGATCAAACAAAGTATGAGTCTGGCAGGAGTGGAATCGACCATACTTTCGCCGGCCAAAACTTCTCATTCTTTGCTCACACCGCAGGAACGGGAACAACAGGGTATTTCCGATGGGCTTCTTCGACTCTCGGTAGGAATAGAAGATAAAAAAGACATTATTGCCGATATGGAGCAAGCCTTCGAGCAAACGACTAAATCCCAAATGGAAAGTCTCCCGGTATGA